In Helianthus annuus cultivar XRQ/B chromosome 9, HanXRQr2.0-SUNRISE, whole genome shotgun sequence, the following are encoded in one genomic region:
- the LOC118482053 gene encoding uncharacterized protein LOC118482053, producing MECGKAPSSVRKMKKKQVKDESDRIKQAEKKKRRLEKALATSAAIISELEKKKQKKKEEQQRLDEEGAAIAEAVALQVLTGEDSDDTFSGVNYSQQVYNNPKEEFGWIMNANGGSICQWNGYERGENGSFARGVERSYVGEMSAAGLIAAQAVSSLHIADDEDISAFMFNRMVRG from the coding sequence ATGGAATGTGGTAAAGCACCATCTAGTGTtagaaagatgaagaaaaagcaAGTGAAAGACGAATCAGACCGAATCAAACAGGCCGAGAAGAAAAAAAGGCGATTAGAGAAAGCCCTTGCCACGTCAGCAGCTATTATTTCAGAGCTCGAGAAGAAGAaacagaagaagaaagaagaacaacaGAGGTTGGATGAAGAGGGTGCTGCCATAGCTGAAGCAGTTGCGTTGCAGGTCCTAACCGGTGAGGACTCAGATGATACATTCAGTGGAGTCAACTATAGTCAACAGGTTTACAATAACCCAAAAGAAGAATTTGGTTGGATTATGAATGCAAATGGAGGGTCCATATGTCAATGGAATGGATATGAACGTGGTGAAAATGGGTCTTTTGCGAGGGGGGTTGAGAGGTCGTATGTTGGTGAGATGTCTGCAGCTGGACTAATTGCTGCACAGGCGGTTTCGTCCCTCCACATCGCCGATGATGAAGATATTAGCGCGTTCATGTTCAACAGAATGGTGAGAGGGTGA
- the LOC110878123 gene encoding ferric reduction oxidase 2, whose protein sequence is MSNMIQPAIRLIAMLIFLGYMMIWVMMPTNTFWLHWLPRIHSATDSTFLGQQGGNILVYTAPILLIATLGCIYLHLENKPSYHPSNQRSNIHLMGLLERPVIVRGPLGIVTWKELLFLSMFIGLLVWSTSAYIHAMFATITTQSASKMKVKVWEVKLDSMALMLGLVGNICLAFLFFPVTRGSPLLRLIGLTSESSIKYHIWVGHVTMVLFTAHGLCYTLFWAKTHQISQMLKWEKIGISNVAGEVGLLTGLGIWLTSVPYIRRNVFELFYYTHHLYILFVVFFILHVGFSYCWITLPGFFLFLINRMLRFLQSHQKVRLVSARVLPCRALELNFSKTPGVNYNPTSSIFVNVPKISKLQWHPFTITSSSNLEPEKLSVVIKCEGNWSQKLYEELSLPSTNHLQVSVEGPYGPATTHFHKYETLVMFSGGSGITPFISIIRELVHMANDPNSTNKTPQVILVPAFKTSLDLGILDLLLPVTGTSHDISRLRLKIQAYVTQESGPPKPATENQQAYRTVWFKPSTLDAPISAILGRNSWLSLGMIIVWFSVTSLTVVAVVTQFYIYPNDRNTNMIYSYTVRSVLNMLIICMSIAITVIIAFLWNKKRNSAEMRQIRVTDGPTPLTSPGMSSWYYSADRELESLPYKSFAGCITVHCGERPDFKKILMEIGGSNIGVLASGPKKMRQDVAAICSSGISKNFRFESISFSW, encoded by the exons ATGAGCAACATGATTCAACCAGCAATAAGGCTGATAGCAATGCTAATATTCTTGGGATACATGATGATATGGGTCATGATGCCTACAAACACATTTTGGCTACATTGGTTACCACGTATCCATTCCGCCACCGATTCTACATTTCTTGGCCAACAAG GAGGGAATATTCTAGTTTACACGGCGCCAATCCTCTTGATTGCAACTTTAGGTTGTATATACCTTCACCTAGAAAACAAACCTTCCTACCATCCAAGTAATCAAAG ATCCAATATTCATTTGATGGGCTTATTGGAGCGGCCCGTGATTGTAAGAGGTCCACTTGGTATTGTTACCTGGAAAGAATTACTATTTCTCTCCATGTTTATTGGGCTTTTGGTTTGGTCCACATCAGCTTACATACATGCCATGTTTGCCACCATCACTACACAGTCAGCATCAAAAATGAAAGTAAAAGT GTGGGAAGTGAAGTTAGACAGCATGGCATTAATGCTAGGACTTGTTGGTAACATATGTCTAGCCTTTTTGTTCTTCCCGGTGACCCGCGGGTCACCACTGCTCCGACTGATCGGTCTAACTTCCGAATCTAGCATCAAGTATCATATATGGGTTGGACATGTTACCATGGTTTTGTTCACTGCTCATGGTTTATGTTACACTCTTTTCTGGgctaaaacacaccaaatttCACAA ATGCTAAAATGGGAAAAAATTGGGATATCAAATGTAGCTGGAGAAGTGGGTTTGTTAACAGGATTGGGAATTTGGTTGACGAGTGTACCTTATATAAGAAGAAACGTGTTTGAGCTCTTTTATTACACGCATCATCTGTATATTCTGTTTGTGGTATTCTTTATACTGCATGTTGGATTCTCTTATTGTTGGATTACGCTACCGGGATTTTTCCTTTTTCTCATAAATCGAATGTTACGGTTCCTGCAATCACACCAAAAAGTTAGATTAGTTTCCGCACGAGTATTACCATGCCGAGCTCTTGAACTGAATTTCTCCAAAACCCCAG GGGTGAATTACAATCCAACGAGCTCAATCTTTGTAAACGTGCCGAAAATATCAAAACTTCAATGGCATCCGTTCACTATAACCTCGAGCAGTAATTTAGAACCCGAAAAGTTAAGTGTCGTTATAAAATGTGAAGGAAATTGGTCGCAAAAGCTGTATGAAGAACTCTCTCTGCCTTCAACAAACCATCTTCAAGTTTCAGTAGAAGGCCCATATGGACCTGCAACAACCCATTTTCATAA GTATGAAACGCTTGTGATGTTCAGTGGCGGAAGTGGAATTACTCCGTTTATTTCCATTATTCGTGAGCTTGTACACATGGCAAACGACCCAAACAGCACCAACAAAACACCACAAGTTATTCTAGTTCCCGCCTTCAAGACGTCACTAGATCTCGGGATTTTAGACCTTTTACTTCCTGTTACAGGCACTAGCCACGATATATCTCGTTTACGATTAAAAATCCAAGCATATGTGACTCAAGAGAGTGGGCCTCCGAAGCCTGCAACAGAAAACCAGCAGGCTTACCGAACAGTATGGTTCAAGCCCAGTACTCTCGATGCGCCCATTTCTGCGATTTTAGGTAGAAATAGCTGGCTTTCGCTGGGGATGATAATCGTCTGGTTTTCGGTTACTTCCTTAACAGTCGTTGCTGTTGTTACACAGTTCTACATATACCCGAATGATCGTAACACAAATATGATATATTCATATACCGTAAGGTCGGTTCTTAACATGCTGATTATATGCATGTCTATAGCTATAACTGTAATTATAGCTTTCTTGTGGAACAAGAAAAGAAATTCTGCAGAAATGAGGCAGATTAGAGTGACGGATGGACCGACGCCACTGACATCTCCGGGAATGAGTTCGTGGTATTATAGTGCAGACCGAGAGTTAGAAAGCCTTCCTTATAAATCTTTTGCGGGTTGTATTACAGTTCATTGTGGAGAAAGGCCAGATTTTAAAA AAATACTTATGGAAATCGGAGGATCTAACATCGGAGTACTAGCAAGCGGACCGAAGAAGATGAGGCAAGATGTAGCAGCGATATGCTCATCTGGGATTTCGAAAAACTTCCGGTTCGAGTCCATCAGCTTCAGCTGGTGA
- the LOC110878122 gene encoding uncharacterized protein LOC110878122: MDLDLVKFINSDLTWKAVKKGHRSMVRHPRRTVADKKSHDSVVFDYEKSGVAVLGQHFAEEILDVPIKKRILLLQAPGQGDRSPQPQTPSPHHEPPRSSEHASEKPVLDLNDFSGIELLAAAACHSSGQVESSAVEEHSIPRVESYSDALKQDISPVDSNVSSVQDNTKSCDDGIDESDKSSVPSKVVRLHWDLNTVMDEWEEPCDIHVDPLSKNSYSKDVSNDGLQIETTKSQVTEIVGVQVNSDAGFSGKKHDAESCISKSDVVDSFVNPAACEKVSTSTASVSLEEITIKVGSDDKQAVDKLTSEDHLSDCCGSNVSQDKVKSGYDSPVEDGELREPATHSWEKEESEELECVDYESDNMYEDNFDAIESVTNEVIDEHPETIEASVSVQNNDLEVQGDKADASGPKHSQPVTLVEKDSISKTFIPERKNIPSMDIPMSTSCIRRSRSERDFDQEKLTGREGPSYHRGGQWVDSFSRNKHGSGGYPRPKNIRSDEAINYNPRGVYRNESYGIHSGAPPSRDISRDRSRVGLRRAPQEEYNNPDPYYSERKTQFLASNSSNFNRGANLSRSQKQSRSRSRSGSPIAWHFQKKTKVDTKRQSPDYKPDTRFPFRKPSETEAGLVSQTTGRVIRRFDDRNVIGGQYRERRTSPVRMCHRTYQRHDQPGYVGKLKPDDHFGPRLPPNGNYSGIRDEKYGMMNERRRFRYADEDNGFRYTRTDNKCFRDPKYTSEEKGCRYTTNKMFNTGEGHFRKDN, translated from the exons GTCAACACTTTGCTGAGGAAATACTCGATGTCCCGATTAAGAAAAGAATACTTCTACTTCAGGCTCCTGGTCAAGGGGATCGGTCACCTCAACCCCAGACTCCATCCCCCCATCATGAGCCGCCCAGAAGCAGTGAACACGCGTCGGAGAAACCTGTTTTAGATTTGAATGACTTTTCTGGTATCGAACTTCTTGCTGCAGCTGCATGCCATAGCTCCGGTCAAGTGGAGTCTTCTGCAGTGGAAGAACACTCGATACCAAGAGTTGAGTCGTATTCTGATGCTCTAAAACAGGATATTAGTCCAGTCGACTCGAACGTTTCTTCAGTTCAAGATAACACAAAGTCTTGTGATGATGGGATTGATGAGAGTGATAAAAGCTCTGTTCCTTCAAAGGTTGTTCGGCTGCATTGGGATTTGAATACTGTGATGGATGAGTGGGAAGAACCTTGTGATATTCATGTTGATCCTCTTTCCAAAAATAGTTATTCAAAAGACGTTAGTAATGATGGTTTGCAGATTGAAACTACGAAATCTCAAGTTACAGAGATTGTTGGCGTTCAAGTAAACAGTGATGCCGGTTTTTCGGGGAAAAAACATGACGCCGAGAGTTGTATAAGTAAATCAGATGTAGTCGATTCATTTGTTAATCCTGCCGCATGTGAAAAAGTTTCTACTTCAACTGCTTCGGTTTCACTAGAGGAAATCACAATAAAGGTTGGATCTGATGATAAACAGGCTGTTGATAAACTTACTTCAGAAGATCATCTCAGTGATTGTTGTGGATCAAATGTTTCTCAAGATAAAGTTAAATCAGGCTATGATTCACCTGTTGAAGACGGCGAGTTAAGAGAGCCCGCTACACACTCCTGGGAGAAAGAAGAATCGGAAGAATTGGAATGTGTTGATTACGAGTCAGATAATATGTACGAAGATAACTTTGATGCTATTGAATCAGTTACAAACGAAGTTATTGATGAACATCCCGAAACCATCGAAGCATCAGTTTCAGTACAGAATAACGACCTTGAGGTTCAAGGTGATAAAGCAGATGCCTCAGGCCCTAAGCATTCTCAACCTGTTACATTAGTAgaaaaagattctatctcaaaaaCGTTTATCCCCGAGAGGAAAAACATACCGTCTATGGATATACCAATGTCAACGTCTTGCATACGTCGTAGCAG ATCTGAGAGGGACTTTGACCAAGAAAAGCTCACGGGACGCGAAGGACCGTCTTATCATCGTGGTGGTCAATGGGTTGACTCTTTTTCACGAAATAAGCATGGATCGGGTGGATACCCGAGGCCAAAAAATATAAGGTCTGATGAAGCTATAAATTATAATCCAAGGGGCGTTTACAGAAACGAATCATACGGTATTCACAGTGGAGCGCCACCATCAAGGGACATAAGCCGTGACAGATCTAGGGTTGGATTAAGAAGAGCTCCTCAAGAAGAATACAATAATCCCGACCCATACTATTCTGAAAGAAAAACCCAGTTTCTTGCTTCTAATTCTTCTAATTTTAATCGTGGTGCTAATCTTTCTCGATCTCAAAAACAATCGCGGTCAAGATCTCGATCCGGGTCTCCTATAGCATGGCATTTTCAGAAAAAAACAAAAGTGGATACAAAACGGCAAAGCCCAGATTATAAGCCTGATACAAGATTCCCGTTTCGGAAGCCCAGTGAAACTGAAGCTGGCCTCGTTTCTCAGACAACTGGTCGCGTTATCAGAAGGTTTGATGACCGGAACGTTATCGGTGGGCAATATAGAGAGAGAAGAACATCACCTGTCCGAATGTGTCACCGAACCTACCAAAGGCATGACCAGCCTGGATATGTTGGAAAATTGAAGCCAGATGATCATTTTGGCCCAAGGCTTCCACCCAATGGTAATTATAGCGGTATCCGTGATGAAAAATATGGAATGATGAATGAGAGAAGGCGTTTTAGGTATGCCGATGAGGATAACGGCTTCAGATACACACGTACTGACAATAAGTGTTTTAGAGATCCAAAGTATACAAGTGAGGAGAAAGGTTGTAGATACACCACTAACAAGATGTTCAACACCGGCGAAGGGCATTTTCGTAAAGATAATTAG